In the bacterium HR17 genome, TGCCCTTCACCACCGAAGCGGTTAAAATCGGGTTGCGTCAGTTGGCTGAAAATCGGCAAAAGTTTTCGGCGTTTACCGTCAAAGAATAGCACACACCGCGCCGCAGACGGAAGTCTGCAATGACACGGTGACATGGAGGTGTCGGCGATGGAAGCCGAAAGGACACAACCGACCCCAACCCCTGGAGTGTCGCTGGCGGAGTTACCGCAAGATGTGTGGCACAAGTGTAGCCAGTGCGAGGCGCTCGTTTACCGCAAAGAGTTTGAGGCGAATTTGAAGGTATGTCCGCGCTGCGGCTACCACGAACGCATCGGCGCGTGGGAACGCCTCGCGATCACCGTGGACGAAAACTCGTTTGTGGAATGGGACAGGCACCTTTGCCCCGCTGACCCATTGAACTTCCCTGACTACGCAGACAAAATGCGGCGCGACCAACAACGCACGGGTCTGAAAGACGCCGCCCTGACGGGCGAGGCGACCATTGACGGCATGCCCGTCGCTATCGGTATCACCGACTTCCAATTCATGGGCGGGAGCATGGGCAGCGTCGTCGGCGAAAAAATCGCGCGTTTGATGGAACGCGCGATTGACAAGCGCCTCCCCGTCTTTATCGTCATCGGCAGTGGCGGCGGTGCCCGCATGCAGGAAGGGCTGCTCAGTCTGATGCAAATGGCGAAAACGAGCGCCGCCTGCGGGCGCTTGAAAGAAGCCCAATTGCCTTACATCGCTTTGCTGACGGACAGCATGGCAGGTGTCCATGCGTCCTTCGGGTCGTTAGCGGACATCACTCTCGCCGAGCCGGGCGCATTGGTCGGTTTCACCGGTCCCCGCGTCATTGAGTTGTCGCTGAAGATCAAAGTGCCTAAAGAGCACCGCCAAGCTGAGTTCCAGTTTCAGCACGGGCACATTGACCTCATCGTCTCGCGCAAGCAGGTGCGCCCCACCGTCGCCAAACTGTTGCGGTTTTGGTACGGCTGACGGCGCACCTTTAAGCAACTGCCAAGCAGGCGAACGCGGCGACGAGGTGCTTTGCCAGTTCCACACTTTGCAGCGCCGACGGGATATCCAGCCGTTCATTTTCGGGGGAATGGGGGTTCTCTTGTCCGCAGCAGAGGATGACCGTTTGGATGCCGTGTGCGTTGAAAACATTGGCGTCGCTGCCGCCGCCGGTCGTTTCCCATACGGGCGACAAGCCCATGCGCGCTAACGCAGCAGCGACAGCACGGGCGATCAAATCGCTTTCGG is a window encoding:
- the accD gene encoding Acetyl-coenzyme A carboxylase carboxyl transferase subunit beta, producing the protein MEAERTQPTPTPGVSLAELPQDVWHKCSQCEALVYRKEFEANLKVCPRCGYHERIGAWERLAITVDENSFVEWDRHLCPADPLNFPDYADKMRRDQQRTGLKDAALTGEATIDGMPVAIGITDFQFMGGSMGSVVGEKIARLMERAIDKRLPVFIVIGSGGGARMQEGLLSLMQMAKTSAACGRLKEAQLPYIALLTDSMAGVHASFGSLADITLAEPGALVGFTGPRVIELSLKIKVPKEHRQAEFQFQHGHIDLIVSRKQVRPTVAKLLRFWYG